Proteins from a single region of Apium graveolens cultivar Ventura chromosome 7, ASM990537v1, whole genome shotgun sequence:
- the LOC141672347 gene encoding uncharacterized protein LOC141672347 codes for MASQQPPARPWFRLATMAARSAPPPQPDPVPQPRPSAIRPAFRVIPTQTQEPAPPAPQAPVSVPPPPVATIQVPPTPVAPVTRSPPTIPAPVPKKPSSPINTVTPTPSPIKTQSPSTTKKSPPSTLFPVTAAPKATPTPIIPLPSSSSVTQSPNPKVPSLLRATENSPAPKTMSQAQASAPNPSPYESGSVNSPATNSTSFPKPVSSQPNTPSASPNNRRIVHPPSPLTLPPAQLKSDNERGQKYPLEFEQKAVLVQETIEKPKLYSSEPRNTENPHKGDREESKKPHHKDKGNHKNTSNPNGSGMRVITVAGDNKGAIMELRPSRKNKESGNSPGNFPGKFRTWGEGKSSGSDNSSSSSSSEEGKSKKNGNHKEEMTKALSLPYVNSNVQAVNNSILFNATCTHHDPGVHISLSKTMGTGRGFKVKKHINADD; via the coding sequence ATGGCTAGCCAACAACCTCCAGCACGTCCATGGTTCCGTTTAGCTACTATGGCTGCTCGGTCAGCCCCTCCCCCGCAGCCTGATCCAGTTCCCCAGCCAAGGCCAAGTGCTATTCGACCTGCTTTTAGGGTCATTCCCACTCAAACTCAAGAACCGGCACCACCTGCACCACAAGCACCGGTTTCTGTTCCCCCTCCACCTGTTGCAACTATTCAAGTGCCACCAACTCCTGTTGCACCAGTGACAAGGTCTCCTCCTACCATTCCAGCTCCAGTTCCAAAAAAACCATCATCACCAATTAATACTGTGACTCCAACACCTTCACCAATTAAAACACAGTCTCCATCCACCACTAAAAAATCGCCTCCTTCCACTTTGTTCCCAGTCACTGCTGCTCCAAAGGCAACACCGACTCCCATAATTCCACTTCCATCCTCTTCCTCTGTGACACAGTCCCCTAACCCCAAAGTTCCATCCCTGTTGCGTGCAACAGAAAATTCTCCTGCACCCAAAACAATGTCCCAAGCCCAAGCCTCTGCGCCAAATCCATCACCATATGAATCCGGCTCTGTCAATTCTCCTGCAACAAACTCGACATCCTTCCCCAAACCCGTAAGCTCTCAGCCAAATACTCCATCAGCATCTCCAAACAATAGGCGCATTGTTCATCCTCCATCGCCACTAACTCTTCCTCCTGCACAGTTGAAGTCTGACAATGAGCGAGGACAGAAATATCCATTGGAATTCGAGCAAAAAGCTGTCCTTGTGCAGGAAACAATAGAAAAACCAAAGTTGTACTCTAGTGAACCTCGTAACACTGAAAATCCCCATAAAGGAGATCGTGAAGAAAGTAAAAAGCCTCATCACAAAGACAAAGGTAACCATAAGAACACTTCAAATCCAAATGGTTCTGGTATGAGGGTTATAACAGTTGCCGGTGACAACAAAGGAGCTATAATGGAGTTGAGGCCTTCTCGTAAGAACAAGGAGTCTGGTAACAGCCCTGGAAACTTCCCAGGCAAGTTTAGAACTTGGGGTGAAGGAAAGAGCTCCGGAAGCGACAACAGCAGCAGCAGTAGCAGCAGTGAAGAAGGTAAGTCAAAAAAGAATGGCAATCATAAGGAGGAAATGACAAAGGCATTGTCACTGCCCTATGTGAACAGCAATGTACAGGCAGTGAACAATTCAATTCTCTTCAATGCTACCTGCACTCACCATGATCCTGGTGTccacatttctctgtccaaaaCAATGGGTACCGGCCGTGGATTCAAGGTTAAGAAGCACATAAATGCAGATGATTAA
- the LOC141672195 gene encoding protein TILLER ANGLE CONTROL 1-like, which yields MKIFNWVHRKFHNKDESSENVKIMKAEHGTGALLEQVALGDVNVDDWSQGILAIGTFGHDPSPVGFNEQVQFHSFENQEELDILDIQSAAEDGAQVETHSFDIEGEEHNHLVLNASKNGVSTEDIVCYQDQYASKSEMTVLALDDLENVQCGKREVCEKKERITLADLFLADSDDKDQGDVLNRQKSMRKADGKVSSNLKLPFAKKFISPTKQERSNSSSHSRGIKKIHKMMTRMLKKKIHPELESKKQIKKENKIKYGGNGVTEMASLLPTQDAIVCP from the exons ATGAAG ATCTTCAATTGGGTGCACCGTAAGTTCCATAATAAAG ATGAATCAAGTGAAAATGTAAAGATAATGAAGGCGGAGCATGGCACAGGAGCTTTACTTGAACAAGTTGCTCTTGGCGATGTTAATGTTGATGATTGGAGCCAAGGAATTCTCGCTATTGGTACTTTTGGTCATGATCCATCACCCGTGGGTTTTAACGAACAAGTGCAATTCCATTCATTTGAAAACCAAGAGGAATTGGATATTTTAGATATTCAAAGCGCCGCGGAAGATGGTGCACAAGTAGAAACTCACTCTTTTGATATTGAAGGTGAAGAACATAATCATTTGGTGCTTAATGCGTCTAAAAATGGTGTTAGTACGGAAGACATTGTTTGTTATCAAGATCAATATGCTTCAAAATCAGAGATGACAGTATTGGCTTTGGATGATTTGGAAAATGTACAGTGTGGTAAGAGAGAAGTTTGCGAGAAAAAGGAGAGAATTACACTTGCAGATTTGTTCCTGGCAGATTCTGATGATAAAGATCAAGGAGATGTTCTCAACAGGCAAAAATCAATGAGGAAAGCTGATGGTAAAGTTTCTTCAAATCTCAAACTTCCGTTTGCAAAGAAATTCATTTCTCCTACGAAGCAGGAACGTTCAAATTCAAGTTCGCATTCACGTGGGATTAAGAAGATACACAAG ATGATGACGAGAATGTTAAAGAAGAAGATACATCCGGAGCTTGAAAGTAAAAAACAAATTAAGAAGGAAAATAAGATTAAGTATGGTGGAAATGGAGTCACTGAAATGGCATCTCTACTTCCTACTCAAG ATGCGATTGTTTGCCCGTGA